Proteins co-encoded in one Candidatus Methylomirabilota bacterium genomic window:
- a CDS encoding c-type cytochrome: protein MRRIWSIGAVALGLMLAWHLGFVGAQVQDQAEPKKLNLFTGNPEAIKEGRNLYFMYGCNGCHGGTGGGGMGRPLIDDEWTFGSDDETLFKLIRGQIPEQTMPAVFGKVLTEEETWKVLAFIRSLYKGDPSRVNW from the coding sequence ATGCGGAGGATCTGGTCCATTGGCGCGGTAGCGCTGGGGCTTATGCTTGCTTGGCACCTTGGCTTTGTAGGAGCTCAGGTTCAGGATCAGGCAGAGCCGAAGAAGCTCAACCTCTTCACGGGGAACCCCGAGGCGATCAAGGAAGGGCGGAACCTGTACTTCATGTATGGCTGTAATGGGTGCCACGGAGGAACGGGCGGCGGCGGGATGGGCCGGCCCCTTATTGACGATGAGTGGACGTTTGGCAGCGACGACGAGACCCTTTTCAAATTGATTCGAGGGCAGATTCCGGAACAAACCATGCCCGCGGTTTTCGGTAAGGTGCTGACGGAGGAAGAGACCTGGAAGGTCCTCGCCTTCATCCGATCTCTCTATAAGGGCGACCCCAGTCGGGTCAATTGGTAG
- a CDS encoding universal stress protein gives MYKTIYVPVDNSEHSNTAIDLAVALGKAFGSDLVGSHVYAAKMHDYRFRQMEYTLPPEYQVEEELEKQRRIHDSLITMGLQLISDSYLEVMAQRARAEGLTCKMVMIDGKNYTELVRDIRESDYDLVVIGALGMGAVKTSNVGSVCERVVRRIETDTLVVKTLLPPDALPDAAIVVGIDGSLQSYAGLQAAIALGKAFNRPVEAVGVYDPVLHYTVFHSLADVLTEKAAKVFKFKEQEQLHEEVIDTGLAKIYQSHLEVAREVARDQGINLKITLLDGKPFDRILRYVRQTEPWMLVLGKIGVHSDDGMDIGSNSENLLRLAPCHVLVTSRKFYPPMDVKAEASITWTPEAEQRMEKVPGFVKQIARTAVLRFALERGHSVVTNSVIEQVMDIFMPRRTAEKAEKLALELAVEHVRESEIPTYICRVCGHTVRGVQPVVCVVCSADAAQFEKVDKAAVEALAASEGAIREEETFDGLKLRWTEEANRVLRMAPSGYMRRRTKARIEKLARVQYLEVITKDLAWPIVAEILEDDRVMQDRDALTPEQHMLRATRATGKTDDLFTWTEEAVVRLARVPEGYMRDMTKKRVEEAAAERATREITLEIVEAGIEVGTKMMAELIEEYNKEAER, from the coding sequence ATGTATAAGACAATCTATGTCCCGGTGGATAACTCCGAGCATTCCAATACGGCTATCGACCTTGCCGTCGCTCTGGGGAAGGCATTCGGGAGCGATCTGGTGGGGAGCCATGTGTACGCAGCCAAGATGCACGACTACCGGTTCCGGCAAATGGAGTACACGCTGCCGCCGGAGTACCAGGTCGAGGAAGAGTTGGAGAAGCAGCGGAGGATTCATGACTCCCTGATCACGATGGGGCTGCAACTCATCTCAGACTCTTATCTTGAGGTCATGGCCCAGAGGGCCCGCGCCGAGGGGCTCACCTGCAAGATGGTCATGATCGACGGCAAGAACTACACCGAGCTGGTTCGGGACATCCGGGAGTCAGACTACGACCTCGTGGTGATCGGGGCCCTGGGGATGGGGGCGGTCAAGACCAGTAACGTTGGGAGCGTCTGCGAGCGGGTGGTCCGGCGCATCGAGACGGACACACTGGTGGTCAAGACGCTGTTGCCACCCGACGCACTCCCGGATGCGGCGATCGTCGTTGGCATCGACGGGAGCCTCCAGTCCTATGCCGGGCTGCAGGCGGCCATCGCGCTGGGGAAGGCCTTTAACCGCCCCGTCGAGGCGGTAGGGGTGTACGACCCGGTCCTACACTATACGGTGTTCCACAGCCTTGCCGATGTGCTGACAGAGAAGGCGGCCAAGGTCTTCAAGTTCAAGGAGCAGGAGCAGCTGCACGAGGAGGTCATCGACACCGGCCTGGCCAAGATCTACCAGTCGCACCTCGAAGTCGCCCGCGAGGTCGCGCGCGATCAGGGGATAAACCTGAAGATCACCCTGCTAGATGGGAAGCCGTTCGACCGGATCCTCCGGTACGTCCGCCAGACGGAACCGTGGATGCTGGTCCTGGGAAAGATCGGGGTGCACAGCGATGATGGCATGGATATCGGCTCCAACAGCGAGAACCTGTTGCGGCTGGCCCCCTGCCACGTGCTGGTGACCAGCCGGAAATTCTATCCGCCGATGGACGTCAAGGCGGAGGCCAGCATCACCTGGACGCCGGAGGCAGAGCAACGGATGGAGAAGGTGCCGGGCTTCGTGAAACAGATTGCCCGGACCGCGGTCCTGCGCTTTGCGCTCGAACGGGGACATTCGGTGGTCACGAACTCCGTGATCGAACAGGTGATGGACATCTTCATGCCTCGCCGGACCGCAGAGAAGGCGGAGAAGCTGGCTCTCGAGCTGGCCGTGGAGCACGTGCGAGAATCAGAGATCCCGACATACATCTGTCGGGTCTGCGGGCATACCGTGCGCGGTGTGCAGCCGGTCGTATGCGTGGTCTGTAGCGCGGATGCGGCACAGTTTGAGAAGGTGGACAAGGCGGCGGTGGAAGCCCTGGCGGCCTCAGAGGGGGCGATTCGGGAGGAAGAGACCTTCGACGGACTCAAGCTCCGCTGGACGGAGGAAGCGAACCGCGTCCTGCGGATGGCGCCCTCCGGGTACATGCGGCGCCGGACCAAAGCCCGCATTGAGAAGTTGGCACGGGTGCAGTACCTGGAGGTGATCACGAAAGACCTGGCGTGGCCGATCGTAGCAGAGATTCTTGAGGATGACCGGGTGATGCAGGACCGGGATGCCCTGACGCCGGAACAGCACATGCTGCGAGCCACCCGCGCGACAGGCAAGACCGACGATCTCTTTACCTGGACGGAGGAAGCGGTGGTGCGGCTCGCTCGGGTCCCCGAGGGGTACATGCGGGATATGACGAAGAAACGGGTGGAAGAAGCTGCCGCGGAGCGGGCGACTCGGGAAATCACGCTGGAGATCGTGGAAGCCGGGATCGAAGTGGGGACGAAGATGATGGCCGAGCTGATCGAGGAATACAACAAGGAAGCTGAGCGTTAA